A segment of the Kazachstania africana CBS 2517 chromosome 2, complete genome genome:
CGATTGGACCGTTGATACCTCTAGCAGAATAATGAGTTGGCCAGCCACCGACAGTGACTAATAGCATAGCGCGCTTACCTTCGAAGGAACCTTCACCGTATCTGTCACCCCAACGAGTTTCGCTATGTTCACCAACACCGTAGGCGAAACCACAGGAGTATACTCTGTCAATCCAACCCTTTAAAATGGCTGGCATAGAGAACCACCATAGAGGGAATTGGAAAATAACGTTGTCGGCCCACATAAGCTTTTCATGTTCAGCGACGACATCAGCAGTTAATTGGTTAGCTACGAAAGCTTCAGCAGATGCACCAGCAACTTGtaatctttcatttttatcatgGTTTAAGAAATCATCGGCGTCAATTGTTGGTTTGAAGTTCATTCTGTATAGATCAGAAACCTTAACTTCATGGCCTTGAGATTCTAAATGTTTGACAGCGACATCTAATAAAGAGCCGTTGAAGGATTT
Coding sequences within it:
- the KAFR0B05180 gene encoding NAD(P)H-dependent oxidoreductase — translated: MKYLIVFAHPEPKSFNGSLLDVAVKHLESQGHEVKVSDLYRMNFKPTIDADDFLNHDKNERLQVAGASAEAFVANQLTADVVAEHEKLMWADNVIFQFPLWWFSMPAILKGWIDRVYSCGFAYGVGEHSETRWGDRYGEGSFEGKRAMLLVTVGGWPTHYSARGINGPIDDILFHINHGNLCYPGFTVLPQMVVYRTDKADDAKFKESSEELKQRLDTFQTTKPIAYRRQNFGDYTIPQMELKEGLEQPGETGFAIHVKKD